A portion of the Oscillatoria sp. FACHB-1406 genome contains these proteins:
- a CDS encoding glycosyltransferase family 4 protein has translation MNHPRISLSHPTGNPNVRNAAIALWELGFLQEIITTLTYDPQSNFAKALQVLPQPLTRELSRRTWVAPEGVNLRTYPLREIARVALMRSRIVQKLQLNPQSLVDWVYVGLDDRVSRHHLDGLTGVYAYEDGAANTFAAAKARGIACFYDLPIAFYRQSCQLQSEERETFPELAAALQSTREPAWKLERKEREIQLSDRIFVPSSIVKQSVLNAGIPAEKIRVIPYGCPHDYFSPQPKPDSIFRALFVGRVGPRKGVHYLLQAWQKLNFPASELLCVGLNEFPTQWWAQWQDWVQYVPSVPHASLNEYYSRASVFVFPSLVEGLALVLLEAMACGIPIITTTHSGGADLIEDGVEGFIVPIRDVTALQEKLEWCYTHPQELAEMGRAARRKAEVYTWELYRQRLAQEIRA, from the coding sequence ATGAATCATCCGCGCATCTCGCTGAGTCATCCGACGGGCAATCCTAACGTTCGCAATGCCGCGATCGCGCTTTGGGAACTCGGCTTTCTCCAAGAGATTATTACTACCCTTACCTACGATCCTCAAAGCAACTTTGCAAAAGCTTTGCAAGTCCTTCCCCAACCTCTAACGCGGGAGTTGTCGCGGCGGACTTGGGTTGCGCCCGAGGGGGTGAATTTGCGAACTTACCCTTTGCGAGAAATCGCGCGCGTTGCCTTGATGCGATCGCGGATCGTGCAAAAATTGCAATTGAACCCACAATCGCTCGTAGATTGGGTTTATGTGGGTTTAGACGATCGCGTTTCCCGCCATCATTTAGATGGACTGACGGGAGTCTATGCCTACGAAGACGGTGCTGCAAACACCTTTGCCGCCGCAAAAGCACGAGGAATCGCCTGTTTTTACGACTTGCCGATCGCGTTTTACCGCCAAAGTTGCCAACTGCAAAGCGAAGAACGCGAAACCTTTCCCGAACTCGCCGCCGCCTTGCAATCCACCCGCGAACCCGCTTGGAAACTGGAACGCAAAGAACGAGAAATTCAACTCAGCGATCGCATCTTCGTTCCCTCCTCCATTGTCAAACAATCCGTTCTCAATGCAGGCATCCCCGCCGAAAAAATTCGCGTCATCCCCTACGGTTGTCCCCACGATTACTTTTCCCCGCAACCCAAACCCGATTCCATTTTCCGCGCCCTCTTCGTCGGCAGAGTCGGGCCTCGCAAAGGCGTACACTACCTCTTGCAAGCTTGGCAAAAACTGAACTTCCCCGCATCCGAATTACTCTGCGTCGGTTTGAATGAATTTCCGACCCAATGGTGGGCGCAATGGCAAGATTGGGTGCAGTACGTCCCCTCCGTTCCCCACGCCTCCCTCAACGAATACTACAGCCGTGCCAGCGTTTTTGTCTTTCCCTCCCTCGTCGAAGGATTGGCGCTTGTCCTCCTCGAAGCGATGGCGTGCGGAATTCCGATTATTACCACCACCCATTCGGGGGGCGCGGATTTAATCGAAGATGGAGTCGAAGGATTTATCGTTCCAATTCGCGATGTTACCGCCTTGCAAGAAAAGTTGGAATGGTGTTATACCCATCCGCAAGAACTCGCGGAAATGGGGCGCGCGGCGCGACGCAAAGCCGAGGTTTATACTTGGGAGTTATATCGACAGCGGTTGGCGCAAGAGATTCGGGCTTAG
- a CDS encoding glycosyltransferase family 4 protein: MSVTSRKILIYSPVFYPSIGGIETVISILAEGFFRRGWNVKVVCQTPATDRKTFPFEVVRCPSAQALLQLTRWCDVFFQACVSLKGLWPLIIAPKPLVITHQTWYRRLDGGTGWQDCLKLQVARVAINIAPSQAVANQLPVTATVIPNPYAEDIFYRRVEIRRDREDIREAARELIFVGRLVSDKGTDLLLEALTRLQHQGLTPQLTIAGSGPEATNLQQQVQQLGLTEQVQFVGSQKGEALAQLLNAHRILVVPSRWEEPFGIVALEGMACGCYVVGSEAGGLKEAIGVGGKVFPNGDVAALTEILGELLSKGEPDSNATSSIKTHLQRHQTNRIVEDYLAAIEANLP, encoded by the coding sequence ATGAGCGTTACTTCGCGAAAAATTTTGATATATTCGCCAGTATTTTATCCAAGTATTGGTGGAATAGAAACAGTAATTTCAATTCTAGCCGAAGGTTTTTTTCGGCGCGGTTGGAACGTGAAAGTCGTTTGTCAAACACCAGCAACAGATCGTAAAACTTTTCCTTTTGAAGTTGTTCGCTGTCCCTCAGCACAAGCGCTCTTACAATTAACCCGTTGGTGCGATGTATTTTTTCAAGCTTGCGTGAGTTTAAAAGGATTGTGGCCGCTGATTATTGCTCCAAAACCGCTCGTAATTACCCATCAAACCTGGTATCGACGCTTGGACGGAGGAACGGGCTGGCAGGATTGCTTAAAGTTGCAAGTCGCGCGCGTTGCGATTAATATTGCTCCGAGTCAGGCTGTGGCGAACCAGCTTCCCGTAACGGCCACGGTGATTCCCAATCCCTATGCTGAAGATATCTTTTATCGGAGAGTGGAGATTCGGCGCGATCGCGAAGATATTCGCGAAGCGGCGCGCGAACTGATTTTTGTGGGACGCTTAGTATCGGATAAAGGTACTGATTTGCTTCTTGAAGCCCTAACTCGCCTTCAACACCAAGGCTTAACACCGCAATTAACCATTGCAGGTAGCGGGCCAGAAGCCACTAATTTACAACAGCAAGTGCAACAATTAGGATTGACAGAACAAGTCCAGTTTGTGGGTTCTCAAAAGGGGGAAGCTTTGGCGCAGTTGTTGAATGCCCATCGTATCTTAGTCGTCCCTTCTCGTTGGGAAGAACCCTTTGGTATCGTTGCATTAGAAGGGATGGCTTGTGGTTGTTACGTGGTAGGTTCGGAAGCTGGAGGATTAAAGGAGGCTATCGGTGTGGGTGGAAAGGTTTTTCCGAATGGAGATGTGGCGGCGCTGACGGAAATTTTAGGGGAGCTTTTATCGAAGGGCGAACCCGACTCTAACGCGACAAGTTCGATAAAAACTCACCTCCAGCGCCATCAAACTAACAGAATTGTTGAAGACTATTTAGCGGCAATCGAGGCAAACTTACCGTGA